The Caldilineales bacterium genomic sequence TCGATAGTGTATGGGCAGATCAGTGATGTCGTAGCCTGCAAAGGTTCGTATCGGCGAATTTGTTTGCCTCGGAGGAAAGGTTTCGTGATAGCCTCTTCGATCGTCACATCCTGTCCAGCCATAGCGCATGTTCCGATGATATGCGCACCTTCCATCCGCACGTTATCCAGGACAAAGATATCATCAGCGCTTGTCTGTGTGCCGACGAAAATGTTCGCCACATCCCCCAACTTCACCGGCATCGCCCGCAGCCGCTCGAACAGATCGCTCCCGCGGCCCACCACGAAGTTCCACTCGCTCGCCCCCGCGCTTGCGGCCGGGATCGTCCCCTCCACCTGCGCTGCACCCGCGCGCCAGTCGGTCAGGTCGTGGGCGCGCACGAACGAAAACTCCTCGCTCCCGCCCTTCTCCAGGAACAACAGGCAGGTGTAGGTCGTCGCGCCCTCGAACACCTGCTGGTCGCCAAAGTGCACCACCTTGCTCAGGTGTTGGCCCTCCGCCAGCAGCTTGCGCAGCGGCTCGCCGTATTGGGCGTTGAAGAATTTGTGCGGCAGGATGAAGCCCAATTTGCCGTGCTCGTTCAGCAGACCCAGCCCCTTCTCGACGAACACGACATAAATATCGTAGTTGCCCTTGCTGGCGGCCCGGTACGCGCGCTTGTAGTGCCCCACCTCCAGCGGCGCCCACTCTTGCAGCGCCTGGATACGGATATACGGCGGATTCCCGATCACCGCCTCGAACCCGCCCACGGCCATCACCTCCGGGAACTCCTGCGCCCAGTCGAACGCATTCACCCGCGTCGTCGTCTCCTCGTCCGGCAAATCCAGCCGGCCATCGTAGAAATCCGGCCCGATCAGCGAATTGCCACACTTGATATTGCGGCCCAGGTCGGGCAGCACCCGTTCGGGCAGCAACGACATCTGCACCGCCATCCCCTCGCCCTCCAACACCTTTAGCAGCAACGAGAGCTTCGTCACCTCCACGGCCTGCGGGTCGATGTCCACGCCGTAGATATGGGCCATCAGGATGCGCTTGCGCTCTTCGATACTCAGCCGCAGCCCGCCGCCGCCGACGCGCTCCAGCGGCGGCCGCTTCCCCTTCAGCCAGCGGTCGGCGTCCTTCAGATAGTCCGCCAAATACCAGTCCAGCAGGAATTGATACGCGCCCAGCAAAAACGACCCCGACCCGCAGGCCGGATCGACGACCCGTAGGGGCGGGGTTTCCCCGCCCTTGTGCGCGCGATCTAGCGGGGGCGGGGCGACCGCGCCCCGACGCGAAGCATCCGCCGGGGGCGGGGCGACCCCGCCCCTACGCGAACCATCCGCTGGGGGCGGGGCGACCGCGCCCCGACGCGAACCATCCGCCGGGGGCGGGGCGACCCCGCCCCTACGCAGGCGATCTTCCAACAACGGCCCCACCGTCTGCCGCACGATGTAGTCCACGATATAGGTGGGCGTGTAGAACACCCCGCCCGCCTTCCGCACCTCCGGCTTCTCCTCGATCTTCACCTGCCGGCCGGGTGAGAGACGGATGACTTTGCCCAGAAAACGCTCGTAGACATGGCCGAGGATGTCGGCGGGCAGCACCGAGAACTCGTAGGGGCTTTGCGGGTAATAGAGGTGCTCGATGATGTCTTTCAGCACCTTGTCGTCGATGCTCAAGCCCGGGCTGAGGCGGTCGGGCGGCTCGGCTCGGCCTTTCTCCTCCTCGAAATGGAACAGCCCGGAGTTGTAGCGCATGTCGGCGCGGCGGAAAAGCTCTTGCAGCCGTTCGTAGGTGTGGCCGCCGTTGAGCAGGGCGCGCAACTGCTCGAACACCTCCAGGTCGCGCGCCTCGCAGATGCGCAGGAAGATGATGCGGTCGATGGTCTGCTGCACGGCCCAGTTGAGGTCGCGGCCCCGCAGCGTCGGGTTGCGCAGCGCCAGATTGCGCGCCAGCAACTCGCGCCAACGTTCGATCTCGCCCAGGAACTCATCGTCCACCTCGGCCGTGCCGCGTTTGCCGGCTTTGGCCTCGGCGAACTTGTCCAGCGCGCCCTGCCACACCGCCATCTTGCTGAACACCGCCGCCATCTCGTCCCAGCGCGCCGCATACTCGCGGTAGGTCAGCAGCATGATGCGCCCCGTCGCCGCTTTGTCGGCCCGATCAGGCCGCGTCCGGCAGTCGTAGACCGAGAACTCCTCGAAATCGGTCAGGATCGAGAGCGGCAGCTTGGCGCTCCAGGCATAGCGGCGGAGCTGGTAGGCCGGCTCGACATCGTGCGTGATGTTCACCGCCGGCTTCTTGGCCTCGACGAAGAACTTGCGCTCCTTGCCGATGCGAAACGAGTAGTCAGGGGCTTTGGCGGCGCCGCCGACCAGGACTTTGTCTTCGTGGATGACCTCTTTGTACTGCTCGGCGAAGCCCTGCGCGTTGTTCACATCCCAGCCGAGCGCGGCAAAGAAAGGATCGATGAATTGATGGCGGACGGCGGTCTCGCTGAAGGCCGCGGAACGATACTGTTCGCGGTTGCGCTCGAACAGTTCGACAAGTTGGACGATCTCGGCAGGTGCGGGCATCGGCGGCTCTCGGTCGGGGCGGCGTGGTTTGGGCGAGGATGGGCGCCAGGGGCGGGTGCAAGCGGGCGGCGGCGAACGGCGCCCTAGCTTCCCCCGGCCGTCCCCTCCTCCTCTGGCAGGAAACGCAGAAAAGTGGTGGTGGCGGCCGAGAGATCGGAGTAGTACCCGCGGTAGGATGCTGGCAATAGGGCCGCGATCTGGTACATGATCTCATCCACCATCTGCTGGCGCAGTTCTTTGGTCACCTTCGCCTCGCCCGGATCGAGATAGAACGGCCTGCCGACGGCAAGATGGATGTCGGTGCGGCGCAAACGTCCGAGGTTGCGGCGCACCGCCTCGCCGCCATAGTGCGCCGCCGGCAAGATGGGCGCTTTGCTCAGCAAGCCCAGCATGGCCACGCCATGATGCCCCTGGATCAGCTTGCCATCATGGCTGCGGGTGCCCTCGGGGGCGATGCCCAACAGATAGTGCGCCTTCAGGGCCGCCAGCGCCTGCTTCAAAGCCGTCCTGTCCACCTCGCCGCGGCGCAAGGGGATGGCGTCGATCAGGTCGAAGAGCGTGCGCAGCAGCGGGTTGTCCCACGATTCCACCTTGACCAGGCCGGTCATCGGGCGGGGGAGCGAGGCGACGTAGATGACGGGGATATCGAACCAATTGATGTGATTGACGGCCACCACCATCGGCCCCTGCGCCGGCAGGCGCTCGACCTCTTGATCATGCACCCTGAACAGCAGCCTGACCAACATCCGCACCAGCCAAAAAAGCAGGCTGCGGGCAAGGCGTTTGGCGGTGCTGTGCCGCCATTGGCCGGGAAGATAGTCTGCGGTTTCGACGAAATCTCGTCCTTTTCTGGCGTTCATGGCTCGGTTTGGCGGCGACGCGCGCCTGGCTGTGGGGCGACGCACGTTGGCAGTGGGTGGCGCTGCAGATCGCACGTGAAGTTCGCCGGGATGTTAATGCCGCCGGCAGCAGATTGCAAGCTGCAACCGCGTCCCCGCATCCCCCCGCGTCCCGTCGGGGCGATGGTTTGCCGAGGCAGGAGGGTGAGCGTCAAAGTTTCCCGAGGGGGACGAGATAGGATAGAGTCCTTCCCGCTCCGCCGCCTTCGACAAGCGCAACTGAACCGTTTGTCACCCAATCCACCTCTGCGCCTACTCGCCATCCTACTCACTCCCCTGCCCCGACCACCCTTGGCGCCGTTCTCCAATT encodes the following:
- a CDS encoding Eco57I restriction-modification methylase domain-containing protein, encoding MPAPAEIVQLVELFERNREQYRSAAFSETAVRHQFIDPFFAALGWDVNNAQGFAEQYKEVIHEDKVLVGGAAKAPDYSFRIGKERKFFVEAKKPAVNITHDVEPAYQLRRYAWSAKLPLSILTDFEEFSVYDCRTRPDRADKAATGRIMLLTYREYAARWDEMAAVFSKMAVWQGALDKFAEAKAGKRGTAEVDDEFLGEIERWRELLARNLALRNPTLRGRDLNWAVQQTIDRIIFLRICEARDLEVFEQLRALLNGGHTYERLQELFRRADMRYNSGLFHFEEEKGRAEPPDRLSPGLSIDDKVLKDIIEHLYYPQSPYEFSVLPADILGHVYERFLGKVIRLSPGRQVKIEEKPEVRKAGGVFYTPTYIVDYIVRQTVGPLLEDRLRRGGVAPPPADGSRRGAVAPPPADGSRRGGVAPPPADASRRGAVAPPPLDRAHKGGETPPLRVVDPACGSGSFLLGAYQFLLDWYLADYLKDADRWLKGKRPPLERVGGGGLRLSIEERKRILMAHIYGVDIDPQAVEVTKLSLLLKVLEGEGMAVQMSLLPERVLPDLGRNIKCGNSLIGPDFYDGRLDLPDEETTTRVNAFDWAQEFPEVMAVGGFEAVIGNPPYIRIQALQEWAPLEVGHYKRAYRAASKGNYDIYVVFVEKGLGLLNEHGKLGFILPHKFFNAQYGEPLRKLLAEGQHLSKVVHFGDQQVFEGATTYTCLLFLEKGGSEEFSFVRAHDLTDWRAGAAQVEGTIPAASAGASEWNFVVGRGSDLFERLRAMPVKLGDVANIFVGTQTSADDIFVLDNVRMEGAHIIGTCAMAGQDVTIEEAITKPFLRGKQIRRYEPLQATTSLICPYTIDRVKAELIPEQELASNYPLAYAYLKTHRPQLEAREKGKFRGTNWYAFGYPKSMTLFQRQKLVVPDYNNRASFTYDTKGHFYKTGYGILIKGERQESPMYVLGLLNSPLLFGHLLKISTSLRGGFVRFWTQFIEQLPIRTIDFSDPADAARHDRMVALVTQMLDLHQRLAAEGVPHEKTALQRRIEMTDRQIDRLVYELYELTEEEIGVVEGG
- a CDS encoding 1-acyl-sn-glycerol-3-phosphate acyltransferase, whose amino-acid sequence is MNARKGRDFVETADYLPGQWRHSTAKRLARSLLFWLVRMLVRLLFRVHDQEVERLPAQGPMVVAVNHINWFDIPVIYVASLPRPMTGLVKVESWDNPLLRTLFDLIDAIPLRRGEVDRTALKQALAALKAHYLLGIAPEGTRSHDGKLIQGHHGVAMLGLLSKAPILPAAHYGGEAVRRNLGRLRRTDIHLAVGRPFYLDPGEAKVTKELRQQMVDEIMYQIAALLPASYRGYYSDLSAATTTFLRFLPEEEGTAGGS